The Acidobacteriota bacterium DNA window GACCAAGTGGAGCCCGAGTTGTTCCTGGACGGCTTTGAGGACGTCTTCGCGCTCCCAGGAGGGGACTTCCAGAGTGGCGTTGAAGGAGTCTTCCCGGGAAAGGCCGCTTTCATCCAGCACGGGTACTTTGAGGCGGTATTCCAGCATCCGGAGCAATGACGCAATGGGAAGCCCTTGAAAGAAGAGCCGCTTGCCGGAGATAGAAGAGCTGCCCAGGGGCTCCGGCGCCTTCTCAAGGTTCGGACCGAGTTCTTCCACGGGCAGCACGCGCAGGACGTCCACCTCGCGTTGCTCAATGCGCTGTTCGAGGCCGAAGGCCGTCAAAGCCGCCTCCAGCACCGTGGCTTTGAGGTCGAGCCCTTGGGGAAGCGAGGCCTGAACCAGGTAGGTGTCGGCAGCAAGGTCGGCCTCGATCACCGTACGGGTGATCCCGAAGTCGTTGAGCGAGGTCAAAACCCGGCGGGCATCCATCTCCCGAAGTGTCAGTTTGCGGCGTGACATGGACATGGACGAGCCCGGCTCGGTCGAGGTGAGGATGGGCCGGATGAGCACCTGGTAGAGAGGCTCGCCTAAGTTTTCCTCTGAAGGGCC harbors:
- a CDS encoding redoxin domain-containing protein, which produces MLAFFVVGAQASDPPGVGDEALKLDVEQWLQVPDNQEVTLEALRGQAVVLEFWATWCGPCVGAIPHINELAEEFADRPLRFLSVTDEDRETIEKFLKQRPIRGWVGLDKAPTVQHGYGISAIPTTILIDRQGRISGVMHPNQLDSEVLEKLLAGEDPGVGDVRQERLKFAEGPSEENLGEPLYQVLIRPILTSTEPGSSMSMSRRKLTLREMDARRVLTSLNDFGITRTVIEADLAADTYLVQASLPQGLDLKATVLEAALTAFGLEQRIEQREVDVLRVLPVEELGPNLEKAPEPLGSSSISGKRLFFQGLPIASLLRMLEYRLKVPVLDESGLSREDSFNATLEVPSWEREDVLKAVQEQLGLHLVPARRPLEVAVIRASDTRRED